Proteins from a single region of Psychrobacter cryohalolentis K5:
- the murU gene encoding N-acetylmuramate alpha-1-phosphate uridylyltransferase MurU codes for MSVITQAMILAAGKGTRLRPLTLETPKPLVEVGGQPLIIWHIKALQAAGITDITINASWLADKLMNTIGDGTQFGVQLHWSLEADAPLETAGGIFKALQTGKLKNEPFILVNSDVWTTFDFSQLVTYELSADQRAHLLLIDNPEHNEGGDFAINNGLASEQAIGEADKYTFAGISVVSPRLVDGLVSGQSAALGPLLRQAMIKFQVTAEIMPDNWIDVGTPERLEQVNTFIENKGVSEHCGA; via the coding sequence ATGTCGGTAATAACGCAAGCCATGATTTTGGCAGCCGGTAAGGGTACGCGCCTGCGTCCATTAACCTTAGAGACCCCAAAGCCGTTAGTGGAAGTAGGTGGGCAGCCACTTATTATTTGGCATATTAAAGCGCTACAAGCCGCTGGTATTACTGATATTACAATTAATGCCTCTTGGCTGGCTGATAAGTTGATGAATACGATTGGCGATGGTACGCAGTTTGGCGTACAGTTGCATTGGTCACTTGAAGCTGACGCGCCATTAGAGACAGCAGGTGGTATTTTTAAAGCGCTACAAACTGGAAAGTTAAAAAATGAACCATTTATCTTAGTCAACTCTGACGTATGGACGACGTTTGATTTTAGTCAGTTGGTCACGTATGAGTTAAGCGCAGACCAGCGCGCCCATTTATTGTTGATTGATAATCCTGAGCATAATGAGGGTGGCGACTTTGCTATTAACAATGGTTTGGCAAGCGAGCAGGCCATTGGTGAAGCCGATAAATATACTTTTGCTGGCATCAGTGTTGTGTCGCCACGACTGGTTGATGGCTTGGTATCAGGTCAATCTGCCGCCCTTGGACCATTACTTAGACAAGCAATGATAAAATTCCAAGTAACGGCTGAGATCATGCCTGATAATTGGATAGATGTTGGTACGCCTGAACGCCTAGAGCAGGTAAATACCTTTATAGAAAATAAAGGTGTAAGCGAACATTGCGGTGCTTAA